A single window of Marinobacter sp. LA51 DNA harbors:
- a CDS encoding class II aldolase/adducin family protein, which translates to MSERIAVPSKKGEVSAEEWQLRVDLAAAYRLIALYGWDDLIFTHVSARIPGDEHHFLINPYGMMFEEITASSLVRVDQEGNKIDPDDFDINPAGFTIHSAIHAVRDDATCVMHTHTTAGVAVSAQKDGLLPLSQQSLFPLSNLAYHDYEGVALREDEKARLQKDLGNNNFMILRNHGLLTTGGSIADAFLGMYILQRACEVQIQALSGNREMTPIPAGIVDTIRQQAEQVTRGMGGQLAWPGLLRKLDRIDTGFRD; encoded by the coding sequence ATGTCTGAACGTATTGCGGTCCCGTCCAAGAAGGGCGAAGTCAGTGCCGAGGAATGGCAGCTTCGCGTTGACCTGGCTGCAGCCTATCGCCTGATAGCACTGTACGGCTGGGACGATCTGATTTTCACCCACGTATCCGCCCGCATACCCGGGGATGAGCACCATTTCCTGATCAATCCCTACGGCATGATGTTCGAGGAAATCACCGCCTCCAGCCTGGTGCGGGTCGATCAGGAAGGTAACAAGATCGATCCGGACGATTTCGACATTAACCCGGCCGGATTCACCATTCACAGCGCCATCCATGCGGTTCGTGACGACGCCACCTGCGTGATGCACACCCACACCACCGCCGGTGTTGCGGTGTCAGCCCAGAAAGACGGGCTGCTGCCACTGTCACAACAAAGCCTGTTCCCACTCTCCAACCTGGCTTACCACGATTACGAGGGCGTGGCCCTGCGCGAAGATGAAAAGGCAAGACTGCAGAAGGATCTTGGCAACAACAACTTCATGATACTGCGTAACCACGGCCTGCTCACCACCGGCGGCAGTATCGCCGATGCGTTCCTGGGCATGTACATCCTGCAACGGGCCTGTGAGGTGCAGATTCAGGCGTTGTCGGGCAACCGGGAGATGACCCCGATTCCGGCTGGCATTGTCGACACCATCCGCCAGCAGGCGGAGCAGGTTACCCGCGGCATGGGTGGCCAACTGGCCTGGCCGGGCCTGCTGCGCAAACTCGACCGCATCGACACCGGTTTCCGCGATTAA
- a CDS encoding lytic transglycosylase domain-containing protein — protein MSPGQTPAALLLLLAIATSLCVAPAHADSVKRIVHPDGTVEYTNVKATEPRPSSGNDTVYRYEDDNGVVAYSSIRPATAEFDVIRFHCYACDPDSSVDWRKTPLFTSPYHNEIKTAAREFGVDPALVRAVIHAESAFNEKALSPVGAQGLMQLMPGTAKELGVVNALVAEQNIRGGVNYLAKMLQRFNGDIRLATAAYNAGPGAVSRYQGVPPYAETKAYVHRVGILHERYGTN, from the coding sequence ATGAGCCCAGGCCAGACTCCAGCCGCCCTACTCCTATTGCTCGCCATTGCGACTTCGCTGTGCGTAGCTCCGGCACATGCCGACAGCGTCAAGCGCATCGTGCATCCGGACGGCACTGTCGAGTACACCAACGTCAAGGCAACCGAGCCGCGTCCCTCCAGCGGCAACGATACCGTGTATCGCTACGAGGATGACAACGGGGTGGTTGCGTACAGCAGTATCCGCCCGGCCACGGCTGAGTTCGATGTGATTCGCTTCCACTGCTACGCCTGTGACCCCGATTCCAGTGTCGACTGGCGCAAGACGCCGCTCTTCACCAGCCCCTATCACAATGAGATTAAAACTGCGGCTCGGGAATTCGGAGTTGATCCGGCTCTGGTCCGGGCGGTGATTCACGCCGAGTCAGCGTTTAACGAGAAAGCCCTGTCACCGGTCGGTGCCCAGGGACTGATGCAGCTGATGCCGGGAACTGCCAAGGAACTGGGTGTGGTTAATGCCCTGGTGGCCGAACAGAACATTCGAGGCGGGGTGAATTACCTGGCCAAGATGCTGCAGCGCTTCAACGGCGATATTCGGTTAGCGACGGCGGCCTACAATGCCGGCCCCGGCGCGGTCAGCCGCTACCAGGGCGTGCCTCCCTACGCCGAAACCAAGGCCTACGTGCATCGGGTCGGCATTCTGCATGAGCGTTACGGGACTAATTGA
- a CDS encoding LysR family transcriptional regulator: MNFKRLETFIWVATLGSFRKAAERLYTTQPAISTRIAALEEELGVQLFERESGKTLLTSKGQELLPFAEKIVFMSEQLRKRADRVALLSGILRLGVSETIVHSWLPQFFRELHKAVPNLDVEITVDVTSNLRTGLMDRSLDLAFLMGPVSEPKMENRELCSFPLMWVASPDLKLPNRRLDLEELAEWPIVTYARNTKPFAEISQKFSQLDELPARFYSSSSLAACRRLTIDGIGVSTLPLSVIADELKNGQLVRLDTAWTPSQLEFTASYPNVPFNPVAELAANLAVGISKAYSEPPDN; this comes from the coding sequence ATGAATTTTAAACGACTGGAAACCTTTATCTGGGTAGCTACCCTTGGCAGTTTCCGAAAGGCTGCCGAACGGCTGTACACCACCCAACCCGCCATCTCCACCCGGATTGCCGCGCTGGAAGAAGAACTCGGGGTTCAACTGTTTGAGCGGGAGTCCGGCAAGACCCTGCTGACCAGCAAGGGCCAGGAATTGCTGCCCTTCGCCGAGAAAATCGTGTTCATGTCCGAACAACTGCGCAAACGGGCGGACCGTGTGGCGCTGCTGTCGGGCATCCTCCGGCTGGGTGTATCCGAAACCATCGTCCATTCCTGGCTGCCACAGTTCTTCCGCGAGCTGCACAAGGCGGTGCCGAATCTGGACGTGGAAATCACCGTCGACGTTACCAGCAATCTCCGGACCGGACTAATGGACCGCTCCCTGGATCTGGCGTTCCTGATGGGGCCGGTGTCTGAGCCGAAGATGGAAAACCGCGAGCTGTGCAGTTTCCCGCTGATGTGGGTAGCGAGCCCGGACCTGAAATTGCCGAATCGACGGCTGGATCTGGAGGAGCTGGCAGAATGGCCCATTGTGACTTACGCCCGCAACACCAAGCCGTTCGCCGAGATCAGCCAGAAGTTCAGCCAACTTGATGAACTCCCCGCCCGTTTCTACTCCTCCAGCTCGCTGGCCGCCTGTCGCCGGCTGACCATCGACGGCATTGGCGTGTCGACGCTGCCCCTGAGTGTTATCGCCGATGAGCTGAAAAACGGCCAACTGGTTCGGCTGGATACCGCGTGGACACCGTCCCAACTGGAATTTACTGCGTCCTACCCAAATGTGCCCTTCAACCCGGTTGCAGAGCTGGCCGCCAACCTGGCCGTGGGCATCTCCAAGGCCTACTCAGAGCCACCTGATAACTAA
- a CDS encoding HD domain-containing protein produces the protein MTETTAPQASFTHMKDGTAEDWQTIARSFGNFAKGLPDRIMDHLMLLEGDFGGFPIDRLTHCLQTATLAHRDGKDDEYVVCALLHDIGDTLGSYNHADVAAVLLEPFVSEANHWMVKHHAIFQGYYFFHYLGMDRNLRDNYKDHPHFMRTIEFVSKYDSPAFDPNGETLPLSYFEPMVRQVFAKPVRSLYKDAV, from the coding sequence ATGACCGAAACAACCGCCCCTCAGGCCAGCTTTACTCACATGAAAGACGGCACCGCCGAGGACTGGCAAACCATCGCACGATCCTTTGGCAACTTCGCCAAGGGCCTGCCGGATCGGATTATGGACCACCTGATGCTGCTGGAAGGCGATTTTGGCGGCTTCCCCATTGACCGACTGACCCACTGCCTGCAAACCGCTACCCTGGCCCACCGGGATGGCAAGGACGACGAATACGTCGTGTGCGCCCTGCTGCACGACATCGGGGATACCCTGGGCTCCTACAACCACGCCGATGTGGCGGCGGTCTTGTTAGAACCGTTCGTCAGCGAAGCCAATCATTGGATGGTAAAACACCACGCCATTTTCCAGGGCTACTATTTCTTCCACTACCTGGGCATGGACCGCAACTTGCGAGACAACTACAAGGACCACCCGCACTTCATGCGCACCATTGAGTTTGTCAGCAAGTACGATTCGCCCGCGTTCGACCCGAACGGCGAAACCCTTCCGCTGTCATACTTCGAACCCATGGTCCGTCAGGTCTTCGCCAAACCCGTCCGCTCGCTCTACAAAGACGCCGTGTAA
- a CDS encoding YHS domain-containing (seleno)protein, with protein MFRAFTLSFLLVMLTGPATAAEDPVYTGLLSNTGAGGYDVVSYFDTEQAVKGSSSHTTEYLGVTWRFASAENRAKFESNPEAYAPVYGGYCAWAVSQGYLAKGDPKHWTVRDGKLYLNYNQDIQDRWLADTENFVRLANENWPAVLEQ; from the coding sequence ATGTTTCGTGCTTTTACACTGTCGTTCCTGCTAGTTATGCTCACCGGTCCCGCCACTGCCGCAGAAGATCCGGTGTACACGGGCTTGCTCTCCAACACGGGGGCCGGCGGCTACGATGTGGTCAGCTACTTTGACACCGAGCAGGCGGTAAAGGGCTCGTCCAGCCACACCACTGAGTATCTGGGTGTCACCTGGCGATTCGCCAGTGCTGAGAACCGGGCCAAGTTCGAGTCCAATCCGGAAGCCTATGCGCCGGTGTACGGAGGGTATTGCGCCTGGGCGGTCAGCCAGGGCTACCTTGCCAAAGGTGATCCCAAGCACTGGACTGTCCGGGATGGCAAGCTGTACCTGAACTACAACCAGGACATTCAGGACCGCTGGCTGGCAGATACCGAGAACTTTGTCCGGCTCGCCAATGAGAACTGGCCAGCAGTACTCGAACAGTAA
- a CDS encoding Crp/Fnr family transcriptional regulator, which yields MSDLKSVLQACPLLGGLPAAGFKEAEDLSRWRQFRAGESIYDKGSMQSSLCVIAEGTVRISSVNSEGREATLIIFGPTAWFGDTVFSPGTPRVYGATAHEDARVVELPGEGFRQLLARYPEAYPRALDLVSRRLWSAMSIIADDALRGIDARVGRRLLFLTQIQGHGDRYTQPITFRLTREHIGNMMGMTRQGVHRVIKRFEREGLLRLEYGRITITNPKELQAYLAGLPD from the coding sequence ATGTCTGATCTGAAATCGGTGTTGCAAGCCTGCCCTTTGTTAGGGGGGCTGCCGGCCGCAGGCTTCAAGGAAGCCGAGGACCTTTCTCGCTGGCGTCAGTTTCGGGCCGGTGAATCAATCTATGACAAGGGCTCCATGCAGTCGTCGCTGTGTGTGATTGCCGAGGGCACCGTGCGGATCAGTTCGGTTAACTCGGAGGGCCGGGAGGCAACCCTGATCATTTTCGGCCCGACGGCCTGGTTCGGTGATACCGTGTTTTCACCAGGCACGCCAAGGGTCTATGGCGCCACCGCCCACGAAGATGCCCGCGTGGTCGAGTTGCCCGGTGAGGGCTTTCGCCAACTATTGGCCCGCTACCCCGAGGCCTACCCGCGGGCCTTGGATCTGGTGAGCCGGCGACTGTGGTCGGCGATGTCGATCATCGCCGATGACGCCTTAAGGGGAATTGACGCGCGCGTTGGTCGCCGATTACTGTTCCTGACTCAGATTCAGGGCCACGGTGACCGTTATACCCAGCCGATAACCTTCCGTCTCACCCGGGAGCACATTGGCAACATGATGGGCATGACCCGACAGGGTGTGCATCGGGTGATCAAGCGTTTTGAACGTGAGGGTTTGCTGAGACTGGAGTATGGCCGGATCACCATCACCAACCCGAAAGAGTTGCAGGCCTACCTAGCCGGGTTGCCAGATTAA
- a CDS encoding LysE family translocator codes for MLSLNWSLLSVFIPTFFVVSITPGMCMTLALSMGITIGVRRALWMMAGELVGVAVVATSAAIGVATFMLKYPTAFAVFKYAGGAYLAWLGIQMWRSRGKMAMPESEEDAPAQATRGQLATQGFVTAIANPKGWAFFVALLPPFIDSKLPMAPQLTALILIILALEFLCLQLYAHGGRGLRKLLRQGGGVKTVNRVAGSLMLLVGGWLAFG; via the coding sequence GTGCTGTCATTGAACTGGTCTTTGTTGTCAGTCTTTATCCCCACCTTTTTTGTGGTTTCGATCACTCCGGGCATGTGCATGACCCTGGCGCTGTCTATGGGCATTACGATTGGTGTACGCCGGGCCCTGTGGATGATGGCTGGGGAGTTGGTCGGTGTGGCCGTGGTGGCAACGTCTGCGGCTATTGGTGTGGCCACCTTCATGTTGAAATACCCGACTGCATTTGCCGTGTTCAAATACGCCGGCGGGGCCTACCTGGCGTGGTTGGGCATTCAGATGTGGCGTTCGCGGGGCAAGATGGCGATGCCGGAATCCGAGGAAGACGCGCCTGCGCAGGCCACCCGCGGCCAGCTTGCCACGCAGGGTTTCGTGACGGCCATCGCCAATCCGAAAGGCTGGGCGTTCTTCGTGGCCCTGTTGCCGCCGTTCATTGATAGCAAACTGCCAATGGCGCCCCAGTTAACGGCGCTAATCCTGATCATTCTGGCGCTGGAATTTCTGTGCCTGCAGCTCTATGCCCATGGCGGCCGCGGTTTGCGCAAGCTGCTCCGCCAGGGTGGTGGCGTGAAGACGGTGAACCGTGTGGCGGGTAGCCTGATGTTGCTGGTGGGAGGCTGGCTGGCCTTCGGCTAA